Proteins from a genomic interval of Hoplias malabaricus isolate fHopMal1 chromosome 13, fHopMal1.hap1, whole genome shotgun sequence:
- the mettl22 gene encoding methyltransferase-like protein 22 isoform X1, with protein MRNDSADHLDSHGVCCRGHEVVAMDQVTFRSDTVLSDVHVLLPNIHHLMARLNGVGQPVFVSKFRILRQDEVQDVQASEETTLCSLLDEDGDLDVVRKASHSESDREKIHPVILSQAGEKVEEEEEEEEWSKDTITIEHTMATPLEDVGKQIWRGAFLLSDFILSNPSVFEDATVLELGAGTGLASIVMATVAKTVYCTDVGEDLLSMCQRNVSLNRDFNESAVDCVVKVRCLDWTSHDFLSDTEAEFGWREEEVGDLHDNTTIVIAADVCYDDDLTDALFRTLYRITSNLRNPSTVFFSIEKRLNFTLRRMDVSCEAYDHFRLCLQQLEDMNDGKMKFTVEPVPCTFPQFLQYERVEQLELWKVTASAL; from the exons ATGCGGAACGATTCTGCGGACCATCTCGATTCACACG GTGTTTGCTGTAGAGGACATGAAGTGGTGGCCATGGACCAGGTCACCTTCAGGAGTGACACAGTGCTCTCGGATGTGCACGTTTTACTGCCGAACATTCATCACCTCATGGCTCGGCTCAATGGTGTAGGACAGCCAG tgtttgtgtccAAGTTCAGGATTCTACGGCAGGATGAAGTTCAGGATGTTCAGGCCTCGGAGGAAACGACCCTGTGTTCGCTGCTGGATGAAGACGGAGATCTAGACGTGGTCAGAAAAGCCTCACACTCAGAGAGCGATCGAGAAAAAATTCACCCTGTCATCCTCAGCCAGGCTGGAGAGAaagtggaggaggaagaggaagaggaagagtggTCCAAGGACACCATCACCATTG AGCACACCATGGCTACTCCGCTGGAGGATGTGGGAAAGCAG ATCTGGAGGGGAGCTTTCCTGCTGTCTGATTTCATCCTCTCGAATCCAAGCGTCTTCGAAGACGCGACAGTGCTGGAGCTGGGGGCTGGGACTGGCCTTGCCAGCATCGTCATGGCAACCGTCGCCAAAACTGTCTACTGCACAG ATGTTGGTGAAGACCTCCTCAGCATGTGTCAGAGGAATGTGTCTTTGAACAGAGATTTCAATGAGTCTGCGG TGGACTGTGTGGTGAAGGTGCGCTGTCTAGACTGGACATCACACGATTTCCTCTCAG ACACTGAGGCTGAATTCGGGTGGCGCGAGGAGGAGGTGGGGGACCTCCATGATAACACCACTATCGTGATCGCAGCAGATG tgtgttatgaTGATGACCTCACTGATGCACTGTTTCGAACCCTGTACAGAATTACCAGCAACCTGAGGAATCCCAGCACCGTGTTCTTTAGCATCGAGAAAAG GTTAAACTTCACTCTGCGCCGTATGGATGTTTCCTGCGAGGCGTATGATCATTTCCGCCTCTGTCTCCAGCAGCTGGAGGATATGAACGATGGAAAGATGAAATTCACCGTGGAACCAGTGCCCTGCACGTTCCCCCAGTTCCTCCAGTACGAGCGAGTGGAGCAGCTG GAGCTGTGGAAGGTGACTGCATCTGCCCTTTAA
- the mettl22 gene encoding methyltransferase-like protein 22 isoform X2, with amino-acid sequence MDQVTFRSDTVLSDVHVLLPNIHHLMARLNGVGQPVFVSKFRILRQDEVQDVQASEETTLCSLLDEDGDLDVVRKASHSESDREKIHPVILSQAGEKVEEEEEEEEWSKDTITIEHTMATPLEDVGKQIWRGAFLLSDFILSNPSVFEDATVLELGAGTGLASIVMATVAKTVYCTDVGEDLLSMCQRNVSLNRDFNESAVDCVVKVRCLDWTSHDFLSDTEAEFGWREEEVGDLHDNTTIVIAADVCYDDDLTDALFRTLYRITSNLRNPSTVFFSIEKRLNFTLRRMDVSCEAYDHFRLCLQQLEDMNDGKMKFTVEPVPCTFPQFLQYERVEQLELWKVTASAL; translated from the exons ATGGACCAGGTCACCTTCAGGAGTGACACAGTGCTCTCGGATGTGCACGTTTTACTGCCGAACATTCATCACCTCATGGCTCGGCTCAATGGTGTAGGACAGCCAG tgtttgtgtccAAGTTCAGGATTCTACGGCAGGATGAAGTTCAGGATGTTCAGGCCTCGGAGGAAACGACCCTGTGTTCGCTGCTGGATGAAGACGGAGATCTAGACGTGGTCAGAAAAGCCTCACACTCAGAGAGCGATCGAGAAAAAATTCACCCTGTCATCCTCAGCCAGGCTGGAGAGAaagtggaggaggaagaggaagaggaagagtggTCCAAGGACACCATCACCATTG AGCACACCATGGCTACTCCGCTGGAGGATGTGGGAAAGCAG ATCTGGAGGGGAGCTTTCCTGCTGTCTGATTTCATCCTCTCGAATCCAAGCGTCTTCGAAGACGCGACAGTGCTGGAGCTGGGGGCTGGGACTGGCCTTGCCAGCATCGTCATGGCAACCGTCGCCAAAACTGTCTACTGCACAG ATGTTGGTGAAGACCTCCTCAGCATGTGTCAGAGGAATGTGTCTTTGAACAGAGATTTCAATGAGTCTGCGG TGGACTGTGTGGTGAAGGTGCGCTGTCTAGACTGGACATCACACGATTTCCTCTCAG ACACTGAGGCTGAATTCGGGTGGCGCGAGGAGGAGGTGGGGGACCTCCATGATAACACCACTATCGTGATCGCAGCAGATG tgtgttatgaTGATGACCTCACTGATGCACTGTTTCGAACCCTGTACAGAATTACCAGCAACCTGAGGAATCCCAGCACCGTGTTCTTTAGCATCGAGAAAAG GTTAAACTTCACTCTGCGCCGTATGGATGTTTCCTGCGAGGCGTATGATCATTTCCGCCTCTGTCTCCAGCAGCTGGAGGATATGAACGATGGAAAGATGAAATTCACCGTGGAACCAGTGCCCTGCACGTTCCCCCAGTTCCTCCAGTACGAGCGAGTGGAGCAGCTG GAGCTGTGGAAGGTGACTGCATCTGCCCTTTAA
- the LOC136664588 gene encoding transmembrane protein 114, giving the protein MRMTLGGLAVFVASFGLLSFVCLVLAIGTDFWYIIDTSKRDNNSSVSLSSHSGLWRTCNFQNQCWPFMNPFRNGGNFTYSQRQILNMQGAFMVLLPLSVILLFIGGMLGVMSILSRALPLLLTTGVLLLCGAAVTLAGICVYVAYSAAAFKEAVCISGQKTLENINIYFGWSLVLATASFISELLAAGAFLIASARVGQLTRRDEDSYPGE; this is encoded by the exons atgaggatgacCCTGGGTGGCCTGGCTGTGTTTGTGGCCTCGTTCGGGCTCCTGAGCTTCGTGTGCTTGGTCCTGGCCATTGGAACCGATTTCTGGTACATCATTGACACCTCGAAGAGAGATAACAACTCCTCTGTCTCACTCAGTTCTCATTCAGGACTCTGGAGAACCTGCAACT TTCAGAACCAGTGCTGGCCGTTTATGAATCCTTTTAGAAATGGAGGGAACTTCACATATTCTCAGAGACAGATACTGA ATATGCAGGGGGCTTTTATGGTCCTGTTACCCCTCAGTGTGATCCTCTTGTTTATTGGGGGGATGCTGGGGGTCATGAGCATTCTCTCCAGAGCCCTGCCGCTGCTGCTGACTACCGGTGTACTTCTGCTGTGTGGAG CTGCGGTCACTTTGGCaggtatctgtgtgtatgtggccTACTCGGCAGCCGCCTTTAAAGAAGCCGTGTGTATCTCAGGACAAAAAACCCTGGAGAACATCAACATCTACTTCGGCTGGTCCCTTGTTCTTGCAACGGCGTCCTTCATCAGCGAGCTGCTCGCCGCCGGAGCGTTCCTGATCGCCTCGGCCCGCGTGGGTCAGCTCACCAGACGAGACGAAGACAGTTACCCAGGAGAGTGA